The Bicyclus anynana chromosome 3, ilBicAnyn1.1, whole genome shotgun sequence genome has a window encoding:
- the LOC112044866 gene encoding chitin synthase chs-2 isoform X1 gives MAKTNPGFKGLADESDQSDTEFQPLYDDTDELDQRTAQETKGWNLFREIPVKKESGSMVSNSWVDTGVKFLKFLAYIITFAAVLGSAVISKGTLLFITSQLKKGRHISHCNKGLELDQQFIAIHTLEERITWLWAALIVFSVPEVGLFLRSVRICFFKTARKPEIGHFLVAFAVDTLQTIGLAMFVLIILPELDVVKGAMLMNAVCVVPGILNAFTRSSTEPRYPIMIILDVLAISSQVTAFVVWPLLDGTPALWCTPFACLLISLGWWENFVGYISRHTSFSLIYLCEIRDGIKKSRYYTQRMLSIWKIIIFMIAILISLKLQDDNPFTFFTHANQAFGDRTYTVHEIQVILQDLYHGALDYALTGGSFRLTAKWSSALWVSLIQIATAFACYASGKFACKILIQKFSFTFALSLVGPVTVNFLIYFCGRRNADPCAFRDTIPEYLFFDIPPVYFLRTYISQEMVWIWLLWLISQAWITIHAWQPRCERVAATDKLFIKPWYCGPLVDQSLLLYRTKDEDNELHPEDFKDFDDADKISNASSIKIINDVKPSDSITRIYVCATMWHETKEEIMEFLKSIFRLDEDQSARRVAQKYLGIIDPDYYELEAHIFMDDAFEVSDHSAEDSQVNRFVKCLVDSVDEAASEVHLTNVRLRPPKKYPTPYGGKLVWILPGKNKMICHLKDKSKIRHRKRWSQVMYMYYFLGHRLMDLPLSVDRKEVIAENTYLLALDGDIDFKPIAVTLLIDLMKKDKNLGAACGRIHPVGSGFMSWYQMFEYAIGHWLQKATEHMIGCVLCSPGCFSLFRGKALMDDNVMKKYTLTSSEARHYVQYDQGEDRWLCTLLLQRGYRVEYSAASDAYTHCPERFNEFFNQRRRWVPSTMANIFDLLADAKRTVAVNDNISTLYIVYQMMLMLGTILGPGTIFLMMIGAINAITGLSNINALLLNSVPILLFLLICLTCKSEVQLKVAGVITCIYAMVMLMVIVGIALQIVEDGWMAPSSIFFVATFGIFFFTAALHPQEIMCLAYLVIYYITIPSMYMLLIIYSLCNLNNVTWGTREVAQKKTLKEMEMEKKASEEAKKKMDNQSMTRWFGNKSEEKSGSLEFSIAGLFKCLCCTNPSDHKDDLRLLQIATSLEKLEKRLDSLGAPPEVDKITRRRSSMGLRGDTLSMLPEYEDSEHSADIPREERDDLINPYWIEDPNLQKGEVDFLTTAETEFWKDLIDTYLRPIDENKEEQDRIATDLKNLRDTMVFAFMMLNAMFVLAIFLLQLRQNQLHFKWPFGQKVKIIYDNNNNVMQIDREYLMLEPIGSVLIIFFGSVMAIQFVGMLFHRFTTITHLLATIDLNWYCTKRTDDQSEEAHFERHAVEIAKDLQKLNVDDLERRGVDDSKVSRRKTLHKLERARDNKQSVINLDANFKRRLTILHNADPGEMVTRLPSLGGNAATKRATLRALMTRRDSVIAEKRRSQATRDSAAGYIYDEPITAMNSMAMPGSSMGSYVNKGYEPALDSDEEMTPAPRRSNVRFRNSYALAGPAGDDHMHF, from the exons ATGGCTAAAACAAATCCTGGATTCAAGGGGTTAGCCGATGAAAGCGACCAATCAGACACAGAATTTCAACCCCTTTATGATGACACTGATGAATTAGA TCAAAGGACAGCCCAGGAAACAAAAGGATGGAATCTGTTTCGGGAGATCCCGGTGAAAAAGGAGAGTGGTTCTATGGTGTCGAATTCTTGGGTGGACACCGGAGTCAAATTTCTAAAATTTCTAGCATACATTATCACATTCGCAGCTGTATTGGGATCTGCAGTAATTTCCAAAGGAACGTTGCTCTTTATAACTTCTCAGCTAAAGAAGGGACGACACATAAGTCATTGTAATAAAGGATTAG AGTTAGATCAGCAATTTATAGCGATTCACACTTTGGAAGAGCGAATAACATGGCTTTGGGCTGCATTGATAGTTTTTTCCGTTCCCGAGGTGGGCTTGTTTCTCAGAAGTGTGAGAATATGTTTTTTCAAAACTGCCAGGAAACCTGAAATTGGACATTTCCTTGTG gcgTTTGCGGTAGACACGTTGCAAACAATCGGATTGGCAATGTTTGTGCTTATAATATTGCCCGAATTGGACGTCGTAAAAGGGGCAATGTTGATGAACGCCGTATGCGTAGTTCCTGGGATACTAAACGCTTTCACTAGAAGCAGCACCGAACCTCGGTACCCCATAATGATAATATTGGATGTATTGGCGATCTCATCTCAAGTCACCGCATTTGTTGTGTGGCCTCTTCTTGATGGCACACCGGCTTTATGGTGTACACCGTTTGCTTGTCTTTTAATTTCTCTCGGCTGGTGGGAAAATTTCGTTGGCTACATTAGTAGACATACATCAT TTTCCCTGATTTACCTTTGCGAGATACGAGATGGAATAAAGAAATCACGCTATTATACGCAGAGAATGCTttcaatttggaaaattattatcTTCATGATCGCCATTTTGATTTCATTGAAACTCCAGGATGATAATCCTTTTACATTCTTCACACATGCGAACCAAGCTTTTGGAGACCGCACTTACACAGTGCATGAG ATACAAGTCATACTTCAAGACCTTTATCACGGAGCTTTAGATTATGCACTTACTGGAGGAAGTTTCAGACTAACCGCAAAATGGTCTTCAGCTCTATGGGTGTCACTGATTCAAATCGCAACAGCCTTCGCTTGTTACGCGTCTGGAAAGTTCGCTTGCAAGATTCTTATACAAAAGTTCAGTTTCACGTTTGCACTGAGTCTCGTTGGTCCGGTGACAGTTAACTTCCTCATATATTTCTGCGGGAGAAGGAATGCGGATCCGTGCGCTTTTCGCGACACAATACCAGAGTATTTGTTTTTCGACATACCTCCTG TATATTTCCTTAGAACCTACATATCTCAGGAAATGGTATGGATTTGGCTCCTTTGGTTAATATCTCAGGCCTGGATAACAATACACGCTTGGCAGCCGCGCTGTGAGCGAGTTGCGGCTACGGACAAACTGTTTATAAAGCCTTGGTATTGCGGCCCGCTTGTAGACCAGTCTCTCTTGCTGTATAGAACTAAAGACGAAGACAATGAATTGCACCCTGAA GATTTCAAGGACTTTGATGATGCGGACAAAATATCAAATGCTAGTtcgataaaaattataaacgatGTTAAACCTTCTGACTCTATAACCAG GATTTATGTCTGTGCAACCATGTGGCACGAAACAAAAGAAGAGATAATGGAATTCTTGAAGTCTATCTTCCGTTTGGATGAAGATCAAAGCGCGCGTCGTGTTGCTCAAAAATATTTGGGTATTATCGATCCAGATTACTACGAGCTTGAAG ctCACATATTCATGGACGACGCATTCGAAGTATCTGATCACAGTGCAGAAGATTCCCAAGTCAATCGTTTCGTTAAATGTCTCGTGGATTCGGTGGATGAAGCGGCATCTGAGGTGCATTTGACCAACGTTAGGCTTCGCCCGCCAAAGAAGTATCCGACGCCTTATGGCGGGAAATTGGTTTGGATTTTGCCGGGAAAGAACAAAATGATATGTCATTTAAAAGACAAATCAAAGATAAGACACAGAAAGCGGTGGTCACAG GTAATGTACATGTACTATTTCCTTGGTCACCGTCTGATGGACCTTCCCCTGTCGGTGGACCGCAAGGAAGTTATAGCAGAGAACACGTATCTCCTCGCTCTTGACGGAGACATTGATTTTAAGCCCATAGCTGTTACTTTACTGATTGATCTTATGAAGAAAGACAAGAATTTAGGAGCTGCGTGCGGACGAATTCATCCAGTTGGTTCag GCTTTATGTCGTGGTACCAAATGTTTGAGTACGCGATAGGTCACTGGCTGCAAAAGGCCACCGAACACATGATAGGCTGCGTACTCTGTAGTCCAGGATGCTTCTCCCTTTTCAGAGGAAAAGCTCTGATGGACGACAACGTTATGAAGAAATACACATTGACTTCCAGCGAGGCGAGACATTATGTGCAATATGATCAAG GGGAGGACCGCTGGCTCTGCACACTGCTGCTACAGCGAGGCTACAGAGTGGAATACTCCGCGGCGTCGGACGCGTACACGCATTGCCCGGAGAGGTTCAACGAGTTCTTCAACCAACGCCGGCGGTGGGTGCCGTCGACTATGGCCAACATCTTCGACTTGCTTGCCGATGCTAAACGAACGGTTGCAGTTAATGACAATATATCTACATTGTACATTGTTTACCAA ATGATGTTGATGCTCGGCACGATCCTGGGCCCGGGCACGATATTCCTCATGATGATCGGCGCGATCAACGCCATCACTGGCCTCAGCAACATCAACGCGTTGTTACTCAACTCAGTGCCTATTCTGCTGTTTCTTCTCATTTGCTTGACTTGCAAATCTGAAGTACAG CTCAAAGTGGCAGGCGTCATAACTTGTATATACGCCATGGTAATGTTGATGGTGATCGTGGGGATAGCGCTGCAAATAGTTGAAGACGGCTGGATGGCGCCGTCCAGTATCTTCTTCGTTGCAACGTTCGGGATATTCTTCTTCACGGCTGCCCTCCATCCTCAAGAGATCATGTGTCTAGCCTACCTCGTCATATATTACATAACGATCCCGAGCATGTACATGTTGCTCATTATATACTCGCTGTGCAATCTCAATAACGTCACGTGGGGCACTCGGGAGGTCGCACAAAAGAAGACCTTGAAG GAAATGGAAATGGAAAAGAAAGCATCCGAGGAGGCGAAAAAGAAAATGGATAACCAGAGCATGACGAGATGGTTTGGCAACAAATCGGAAGAGAAGAGCGGTTCGCTGGAGTTCTCAATAGCGGGCCTGTTCAAGTGCCTGTGTTGTACCAACCCTAGCGATCACAAGGACGACTTGCGCTTGCTTCAGATCGCCACATCTCTTGAGAAGCTTGAGAAGAGACTGGATTCGTT AGGCGCGCCACCAGAGGTCGACAAAATTACACGTCGGCGGTCTTCCATGGGACTTCGCGGTGATACGTTATCCATGCTTCCGGAATATGAAGACAGTGAACATTCTGCCGATATACCGAGG GAGGAAAGAGATGATCTAATAAACCCATACTGGATTGAGGACCCGAACTTGCAAAAAGGGGAAGTTGACTTTTTAACCACTGCCGAAACTGAGTTCTGGAAGGATTTGATCGACACTTACCTCCGACCCATCGATGAGAACAAGGAGGAACAg GATCGTATAGCCACTGACTTGAAGAACTTGCGTGACACCATGGTGTTCGCGTTCATGATGCTGAACGCCATGTTCGTGCTGGCGATATTCCTGCTGCAGCTGCGCCAGAACCAGCTGCACTTCAAGTGGCCCTTCGGTCAGAAGGTCAAGATTATATACGACAACAACAATAACGTT ATGCAAATCGACCGCGAATATTTGATGTTGGAGCCGATTGGATCAGTGTTGATCATATTCTTCGGTTCCGTGATGGCCATCCAGTTCGTGGGTATGCTGTTCCATCGGTTCACCACCATCACTCATCTGCTGGCCACCATCGACCTCAACTGGTACTGCACCAAGAGA acgGATGACCAATCTGAAGAGGCACATTTCGAAAGGCACGCTGTGGAAATCGCGAAAGATCTCCAGAAGTTGAACGTGGACGACTTGGAGCGCCGCGGAGTCGACGACTCCAAGGTGTCGCGTCGCAAGACGCTGCACAAGTTGGAGCGAGCGCGCGACAACAAGCAGAGCGTCATCAACCTGGACGCCAACTTCAAACGGCGGCTCACTATACTGCATAACGCCGACCCTGGTG AAATGGTAACGCGGTTACCATCGCTCGGAGGTAATGCGGCGACCAAGCGCGCGACGCTGCGTGCACTCATGACGAGGAGAGACTCCGTCATCGCGGAGAAGCGACGCTCGCAGGCTACCCGGGACTCCGCCGCCGGCTACATCTACGACGAGCCTATTACTGCG ATGAACAGTATGGCGATGCCGGGCTCGTCGATGGGCTCGTACGTGAACAAGGGCTACGAGCCGGCGCTGGATAGCGACGAAGAGATGacgcccgcgccgcgccgcagTAACGTGCGCTTCCGGAACAGCTATGCGCTCGCCGGGCCCGCTGGCGACGACCATATGCACTTCTAA
- the LOC112044866 gene encoding chitin synthase chs-2 isoform X2, whose product MFVLIILPELDVVKGAMLMNAVCVVPGILNAFTRSSTEPRYPIMIILDVLAISSQVTAFVVWPLLDGTPALWCTPFACLLISLGWWENFVGYISRHTSFSLIYLCEIRDGIKKSRYYTQRMLSIWKIIIFMIAILISLKLQDDNPFTFFTHANQAFGDRTYTVHEIQVILQDLYHGALDYALTGGSFRLTAKWSSALWVSLIQIATAFACYASGKFACKILIQKFSFTFALSLVGPVTVNFLIYFCGRRNADPCAFRDTIPEYLFFDIPPVYFLRTYISQEMVWIWLLWLISQAWITIHAWQPRCERVAATDKLFIKPWYCGPLVDQSLLLYRTKDEDNELHPEDFKDFDDADKISNASSIKIINDVKPSDSITRIYVCATMWHETKEEIMEFLKSIFRLDEDQSARRVAQKYLGIIDPDYYELEAHIFMDDAFEVSDHSAEDSQVNRFVKCLVDSVDEAASEVHLTNVRLRPPKKYPTPYGGKLVWILPGKNKMICHLKDKSKIRHRKRWSQVMYMYYFLGHRLMDLPLSVDRKEVIAENTYLLALDGDIDFKPIAVTLLIDLMKKDKNLGAACGRIHPVGSGFMSWYQMFEYAIGHWLQKATEHMIGCVLCSPGCFSLFRGKALMDDNVMKKYTLTSSEARHYVQYDQGEDRWLCTLLLQRGYRVEYSAASDAYTHCPERFNEFFNQRRRWVPSTMANIFDLLADAKRTVAVNDNISTLYIVYQMMLMLGTILGPGTIFLMMIGAINAITGLSNINALLLNSVPILLFLLICLTCKSEVQLKVAGVITCIYAMVMLMVIVGIALQIVEDGWMAPSSIFFVATFGIFFFTAALHPQEIMCLAYLVIYYITIPSMYMLLIIYSLCNLNNVTWGTREVAQKKTLKEMEMEKKASEEAKKKMDNQSMTRWFGNKSEEKSGSLEFSIAGLFKCLCCTNPSDHKDDLRLLQIATSLEKLEKRLDSLGAPPEVDKITRRRSSMGLRGDTLSMLPEYEDSEHSADIPREERDDLINPYWIEDPNLQKGEVDFLTTAETEFWKDLIDTYLRPIDENKEEQDRIATDLKNLRDTMVFAFMMLNAMFVLAIFLLQLRQNQLHFKWPFGQKVKIIYDNNNNVMQIDREYLMLEPIGSVLIIFFGSVMAIQFVGMLFHRFTTITHLLATIDLNWYCTKRTDDQSEEAHFERHAVEIAKDLQKLNVDDLERRGVDDSKVSRRKTLHKLERARDNKQSVINLDANFKRRLTILHNADPGEMVTRLPSLGGNAATKRATLRALMTRRDSVIAEKRRSQATRDSAAGYIYDEPITAMNSMAMPGSSMGSYVNKGYEPALDSDEEMTPAPRRSNVRFRNSYALAGPAGDDHMHF is encoded by the exons ATGTTTGTGCTTATAATATTGCCCGAATTGGACGTCGTAAAAGGGGCAATGTTGATGAACGCCGTATGCGTAGTTCCTGGGATACTAAACGCTTTCACTAGAAGCAGCACCGAACCTCGGTACCCCATAATGATAATATTGGATGTATTGGCGATCTCATCTCAAGTCACCGCATTTGTTGTGTGGCCTCTTCTTGATGGCACACCGGCTTTATGGTGTACACCGTTTGCTTGTCTTTTAATTTCTCTCGGCTGGTGGGAAAATTTCGTTGGCTACATTAGTAGACATACATCAT TTTCCCTGATTTACCTTTGCGAGATACGAGATGGAATAAAGAAATCACGCTATTATACGCAGAGAATGCTttcaatttggaaaattattatcTTCATGATCGCCATTTTGATTTCATTGAAACTCCAGGATGATAATCCTTTTACATTCTTCACACATGCGAACCAAGCTTTTGGAGACCGCACTTACACAGTGCATGAG ATACAAGTCATACTTCAAGACCTTTATCACGGAGCTTTAGATTATGCACTTACTGGAGGAAGTTTCAGACTAACCGCAAAATGGTCTTCAGCTCTATGGGTGTCACTGATTCAAATCGCAACAGCCTTCGCTTGTTACGCGTCTGGAAAGTTCGCTTGCAAGATTCTTATACAAAAGTTCAGTTTCACGTTTGCACTGAGTCTCGTTGGTCCGGTGACAGTTAACTTCCTCATATATTTCTGCGGGAGAAGGAATGCGGATCCGTGCGCTTTTCGCGACACAATACCAGAGTATTTGTTTTTCGACATACCTCCTG TATATTTCCTTAGAACCTACATATCTCAGGAAATGGTATGGATTTGGCTCCTTTGGTTAATATCTCAGGCCTGGATAACAATACACGCTTGGCAGCCGCGCTGTGAGCGAGTTGCGGCTACGGACAAACTGTTTATAAAGCCTTGGTATTGCGGCCCGCTTGTAGACCAGTCTCTCTTGCTGTATAGAACTAAAGACGAAGACAATGAATTGCACCCTGAA GATTTCAAGGACTTTGATGATGCGGACAAAATATCAAATGCTAGTtcgataaaaattataaacgatGTTAAACCTTCTGACTCTATAACCAG GATTTATGTCTGTGCAACCATGTGGCACGAAACAAAAGAAGAGATAATGGAATTCTTGAAGTCTATCTTCCGTTTGGATGAAGATCAAAGCGCGCGTCGTGTTGCTCAAAAATATTTGGGTATTATCGATCCAGATTACTACGAGCTTGAAG ctCACATATTCATGGACGACGCATTCGAAGTATCTGATCACAGTGCAGAAGATTCCCAAGTCAATCGTTTCGTTAAATGTCTCGTGGATTCGGTGGATGAAGCGGCATCTGAGGTGCATTTGACCAACGTTAGGCTTCGCCCGCCAAAGAAGTATCCGACGCCTTATGGCGGGAAATTGGTTTGGATTTTGCCGGGAAAGAACAAAATGATATGTCATTTAAAAGACAAATCAAAGATAAGACACAGAAAGCGGTGGTCACAG GTAATGTACATGTACTATTTCCTTGGTCACCGTCTGATGGACCTTCCCCTGTCGGTGGACCGCAAGGAAGTTATAGCAGAGAACACGTATCTCCTCGCTCTTGACGGAGACATTGATTTTAAGCCCATAGCTGTTACTTTACTGATTGATCTTATGAAGAAAGACAAGAATTTAGGAGCTGCGTGCGGACGAATTCATCCAGTTGGTTCag GCTTTATGTCGTGGTACCAAATGTTTGAGTACGCGATAGGTCACTGGCTGCAAAAGGCCACCGAACACATGATAGGCTGCGTACTCTGTAGTCCAGGATGCTTCTCCCTTTTCAGAGGAAAAGCTCTGATGGACGACAACGTTATGAAGAAATACACATTGACTTCCAGCGAGGCGAGACATTATGTGCAATATGATCAAG GGGAGGACCGCTGGCTCTGCACACTGCTGCTACAGCGAGGCTACAGAGTGGAATACTCCGCGGCGTCGGACGCGTACACGCATTGCCCGGAGAGGTTCAACGAGTTCTTCAACCAACGCCGGCGGTGGGTGCCGTCGACTATGGCCAACATCTTCGACTTGCTTGCCGATGCTAAACGAACGGTTGCAGTTAATGACAATATATCTACATTGTACATTGTTTACCAA ATGATGTTGATGCTCGGCACGATCCTGGGCCCGGGCACGATATTCCTCATGATGATCGGCGCGATCAACGCCATCACTGGCCTCAGCAACATCAACGCGTTGTTACTCAACTCAGTGCCTATTCTGCTGTTTCTTCTCATTTGCTTGACTTGCAAATCTGAAGTACAG CTCAAAGTGGCAGGCGTCATAACTTGTATATACGCCATGGTAATGTTGATGGTGATCGTGGGGATAGCGCTGCAAATAGTTGAAGACGGCTGGATGGCGCCGTCCAGTATCTTCTTCGTTGCAACGTTCGGGATATTCTTCTTCACGGCTGCCCTCCATCCTCAAGAGATCATGTGTCTAGCCTACCTCGTCATATATTACATAACGATCCCGAGCATGTACATGTTGCTCATTATATACTCGCTGTGCAATCTCAATAACGTCACGTGGGGCACTCGGGAGGTCGCACAAAAGAAGACCTTGAAG GAAATGGAAATGGAAAAGAAAGCATCCGAGGAGGCGAAAAAGAAAATGGATAACCAGAGCATGACGAGATGGTTTGGCAACAAATCGGAAGAGAAGAGCGGTTCGCTGGAGTTCTCAATAGCGGGCCTGTTCAAGTGCCTGTGTTGTACCAACCCTAGCGATCACAAGGACGACTTGCGCTTGCTTCAGATCGCCACATCTCTTGAGAAGCTTGAGAAGAGACTGGATTCGTT AGGCGCGCCACCAGAGGTCGACAAAATTACACGTCGGCGGTCTTCCATGGGACTTCGCGGTGATACGTTATCCATGCTTCCGGAATATGAAGACAGTGAACATTCTGCCGATATACCGAGG GAGGAAAGAGATGATCTAATAAACCCATACTGGATTGAGGACCCGAACTTGCAAAAAGGGGAAGTTGACTTTTTAACCACTGCCGAAACTGAGTTCTGGAAGGATTTGATCGACACTTACCTCCGACCCATCGATGAGAACAAGGAGGAACAg GATCGTATAGCCACTGACTTGAAGAACTTGCGTGACACCATGGTGTTCGCGTTCATGATGCTGAACGCCATGTTCGTGCTGGCGATATTCCTGCTGCAGCTGCGCCAGAACCAGCTGCACTTCAAGTGGCCCTTCGGTCAGAAGGTCAAGATTATATACGACAACAACAATAACGTT ATGCAAATCGACCGCGAATATTTGATGTTGGAGCCGATTGGATCAGTGTTGATCATATTCTTCGGTTCCGTGATGGCCATCCAGTTCGTGGGTATGCTGTTCCATCGGTTCACCACCATCACTCATCTGCTGGCCACCATCGACCTCAACTGGTACTGCACCAAGAGA acgGATGACCAATCTGAAGAGGCACATTTCGAAAGGCACGCTGTGGAAATCGCGAAAGATCTCCAGAAGTTGAACGTGGACGACTTGGAGCGCCGCGGAGTCGACGACTCCAAGGTGTCGCGTCGCAAGACGCTGCACAAGTTGGAGCGAGCGCGCGACAACAAGCAGAGCGTCATCAACCTGGACGCCAACTTCAAACGGCGGCTCACTATACTGCATAACGCCGACCCTGGTG AAATGGTAACGCGGTTACCATCGCTCGGAGGTAATGCGGCGACCAAGCGCGCGACGCTGCGTGCACTCATGACGAGGAGAGACTCCGTCATCGCGGAGAAGCGACGCTCGCAGGCTACCCGGGACTCCGCCGCCGGCTACATCTACGACGAGCCTATTACTGCG ATGAACAGTATGGCGATGCCGGGCTCGTCGATGGGCTCGTACGTGAACAAGGGCTACGAGCCGGCGCTGGATAGCGACGAAGAGATGacgcccgcgccgcgccgcagTAACGTGCGCTTCCGGAACAGCTATGCGCTCGCCGGGCCCGCTGGCGACGACCATATGCACTTCTAA